The following are from one region of the Variovorax sp. V213 genome:
- a CDS encoding dihydrodipicolinate synthase family protein translates to MTHPRWQGIFPAITTKFHADESIDAEGTARHIDFQIRNGIHGLVTCGSLGEASTLSLEEKLQVAQIALEAADGRIPVLANVSETSTREALRYVDGANRLGVAGFMVMPSVIYVADAREAMLNVRTIANAAQKPVMVYNNPVAYRVDLKPEHMLELADCEWIAAIKESTGDIRRITDLRNTVGTRYQLFLGVDDLAYEGLALGCDGLLAGVGCAFPRETVALYELMKAGKFAEALALYQWMTPMLHLDVSNKLVQNLKLIDVLVGVGSEHMRRPRLPLVGEERAAVEAIVKKALATRPVQYQSVA, encoded by the coding sequence ATGACCCATCCCCGCTGGCAAGGCATCTTCCCCGCCATCACCACCAAGTTCCACGCCGACGAAAGCATCGATGCCGAAGGCACCGCTCGCCACATCGACTTCCAGATCCGCAACGGCATCCACGGCCTCGTGACCTGCGGCTCGCTGGGCGAGGCCAGCACGCTTTCGCTCGAAGAGAAACTGCAGGTGGCCCAGATCGCGCTGGAAGCGGCCGACGGCCGCATCCCGGTGCTGGCCAATGTGTCGGAAACCAGCACCCGCGAAGCGCTGCGCTATGTGGACGGGGCCAACCGGCTGGGGGTGGCGGGCTTCATGGTGATGCCCTCGGTGATCTACGTGGCCGATGCGCGCGAGGCGATGCTGAATGTGCGCACCATCGCCAACGCCGCCCAGAAGCCGGTCATGGTCTACAACAACCCGGTGGCCTACCGGGTGGACCTGAAGCCCGAGCACATGCTGGAGCTAGCCGACTGCGAATGGATCGCGGCGATCAAGGAGAGCACGGGCGACATCCGCCGCATCACGGACCTGCGCAACACGGTGGGGACCCGCTACCAGCTGTTCCTGGGGGTGGACGACCTGGCCTACGAAGGGCTGGCGCTGGGCTGCGATGGCCTGCTGGCCGGGGTGGGCTGTGCGTTCCCGCGGGAAACCGTGGCGCTGTACGAACTGATGAAGGCCGGCAAGTTCGCCGAGGCGCTGGCGCTGTACCAGTGGATGACGCCGATGCTGCACCTGGATGTATCGAACAAGCTGGTGCAGAACCTGAAGCTGATCGACGTGCTGGTGGGCGTGGGCAGCGAGCACATGCGCCGCCCGCGGCTGCCGCTGGTGGGCGAGGAGCGCGCGGCCGTGGAGGCGATCGTGAAGAAGGCGCTGGCCACGCGGCCTGTGCAGTACCAGTCGGTTGCCTGA
- a CDS encoding NADP-dependent malic enzyme yields MAAPLSPAEEALREAAREYHRSPVKGKISITPTKPLLNQRDLSLAYSPGVAYPCLDIAADPSLAADFTARGNLVGVVTNGTAVLGLGNIGPLAAKPVMEGKGCLFKKFAGIDVFDIELAENDPDKLVDIIAALEPTLGGINLEDIKAPECFYIEKKLRERMNIPVFHDDQHGTAIISAAALINGLELVGKKIEEVKVAVSGAGAAAIACLDVMVGLGVKPANIYACDSKGLIYMGRAGGFDESKARYAQKDTGARTLADVVKDADVFLGCSAPGVMSADMVKTMAGQPIILALANPEPEIRPELAKAVRPDCIIATGRSDYPNQVNNVLCFPYIFRGALDCGASKITEEMKLACVREIAELTKADISEEVATAYAGQELSFGPDYIIPKPFDSRLILRIAPAVAKAAAASGVAARPIEDMDAYRQHLTRFVYQTSMFMRPVFGAAKIAASKRVAYAEGEDERVLRAAQWAVDEGLAQPILVGRPAVIEARIQKAGLHIRAGTDFEIVNPEDDPRFRIYWESFHKIMGRRGVTPEAAKTMVRRSNTTIAALMMHLGDADAMICGLVGRFDVHLEHIRNLIGLKRGAPGFATLNALTLEKRTVFITDTNVNEDPSAELLASIALMAAEEVRRFGLPPKVAFLSHSNYGTSSRGSARKMRMARDLFAQMAPDIECDGEMHGDAALSEEVRRTALPESTLTGEANLLVCPNLDSAHILYNVLKMTGANGITVGPILLGAAGSAHVLTPSSTVRRVVNMTALAVANATTALK; encoded by the coding sequence ATGGCTGCACCTCTCTCGCCCGCAGAAGAAGCTCTTCGCGAAGCAGCGCGCGAATACCACCGCTCGCCCGTCAAGGGCAAGATCTCGATCACGCCGACCAAGCCCCTGTTGAACCAGCGCGACCTGTCGCTGGCCTATTCGCCGGGCGTGGCCTACCCCTGCCTGGACATCGCCGCCGATCCGTCGCTGGCGGCAGACTTCACCGCGCGCGGCAACCTGGTGGGCGTGGTCACCAACGGCACGGCGGTGCTGGGCCTGGGCAACATCGGCCCGCTGGCCGCCAAGCCGGTGATGGAAGGCAAGGGCTGCCTGTTCAAGAAGTTCGCCGGCATCGACGTGTTCGACATCGAACTGGCTGAAAACGACCCCGACAAGCTGGTCGACATCATCGCGGCGCTGGAGCCCACGCTGGGCGGCATCAACCTCGAGGACATCAAGGCGCCCGAGTGCTTCTATATCGAGAAGAAGCTGCGCGAGCGCATGAACATCCCGGTGTTCCACGACGACCAGCACGGCACGGCCATCATCTCGGCCGCGGCGCTCATCAACGGCCTGGAGCTGGTCGGCAAGAAGATCGAAGAGGTGAAAGTCGCCGTCTCGGGCGCCGGCGCGGCCGCCATTGCCTGCCTGGACGTGATGGTGGGCCTGGGCGTCAAGCCCGCCAACATCTACGCCTGCGACTCCAAGGGCCTGATCTACATGGGCCGCGCGGGCGGCTTCGACGAATCCAAGGCGCGCTACGCCCAGAAAGACACCGGCGCCCGCACCCTGGCCGACGTGGTCAAGGACGCCGATGTGTTCCTGGGCTGCTCCGCGCCCGGTGTGATGAGCGCCGACATGGTGAAGACCATGGCCGGCCAGCCGATCATCCTGGCGCTGGCCAACCCCGAGCCCGAAATCCGCCCCGAGCTCGCGAAGGCCGTGCGGCCCGACTGCATCATTGCCACCGGCCGCTCGGACTACCCGAACCAGGTCAACAACGTGCTGTGCTTCCCGTACATCTTCCGCGGCGCGCTCGACTGCGGCGCCAGCAAGATCACGGAAGAAATGAAGCTGGCCTGCGTGCGCGAGATCGCCGAGCTCACCAAGGCCGACATCAGCGAAGAGGTGGCCACGGCCTATGCGGGCCAGGAGCTGTCCTTCGGGCCCGACTACATCATTCCGAAGCCCTTCGATTCGCGCCTGATCCTGCGCATCGCGCCGGCCGTGGCCAAGGCGGCCGCCGCCTCCGGCGTGGCCGCACGGCCCATCGAGGACATGGATGCCTACCGCCAGCACCTGACGCGCTTCGTCTACCAGACCAGCATGTTCATGCGGCCGGTGTTCGGCGCCGCCAAGATCGCCGCTTCCAAGCGCGTGGCCTACGCCGAGGGCGAGGACGAGCGCGTGCTGCGCGCCGCGCAATGGGCCGTCGACGAAGGTCTGGCCCAGCCCATCCTGGTGGGACGCCCCGCCGTGATCGAGGCACGCATCCAGAAGGCCGGGCTGCACATTCGCGCGGGCACCGACTTCGAGATCGTCAACCCCGAGGACGATCCGCGCTTTCGCATCTACTGGGAAAGCTTCCACAAGATCATGGGCCGCCGCGGCGTGACGCCGGAGGCCGCCAAGACCATGGTGCGCCGCTCCAACACCACCATTGCGGCGCTGATGATGCACCTGGGCGATGCCGACGCCATGATCTGCGGCCTGGTCGGGCGCTTTGACGTGCACCTGGAGCACATCCGCAACCTCATCGGCCTGAAGCGCGGCGCGCCGGGCTTTGCCACGCTGAACGCGCTCACGCTCGAAAAGCGCACGGTCTTCATCACCGACACCAACGTGAACGAAGACCCGAGCGCCGAGCTGCTGGCGAGCATTGCGCTGATGGCGGCCGAAGAGGTGCGGCGCTTCGGCCTGCCGCCGAAGGTGGCTTTTCTCTCGCACTCGAACTACGGCACCTCGAGCCGCGGCTCGGCGCGCAAGATGCGGATGGCGCGCGACCTGTTCGCGCAGATGGCGCCCGACATCGAATGCGACGGCGAAATGCACGGCGATGCGGCGCTGTCGGAAGAAGTGCGCCGCACCGCGCTGCCCGAGAGCACCCTCACCGGCGAGGCCAACCTGCTGGTGTGCCCGAACCTCGACTCGGCCCACATCCTCTACAACGTGCTGAAGATGACCGGTGCCAACGGCATCACGGTCGGCCCCATCCTGCTGGGCGCCGCGGGCTCGGCGCACGTGCTCACGCCCTCGTCGACGGTGCGGCGCGTGGTCAACATGACGGCGTTGGCGGTGGCTAACGCGACCACGGCGCTGAAGTAG